A window from Pseudomonas frederiksbergensis encodes these proteins:
- a CDS encoding M48 family metallopeptidase gives MNKTLVVCALSAGLLLAGCQSVNTTSGGAVGVERKQYMFSMLSTDDVNQMYAQSYQKTVGEANTKGVLDKTSNNAKRVQAISSRLIAQAPVFRPDSAQWQWEVNLIKSDELNASCGPGGKIIFYSGLIDTLQLTDDEIAAIIGHEIAHALREHGREAMSKAYGIEMAKQGAGALFGLGEGSLALADTVAQYGMTLPNSRGNENEADLIGLELAARAGYNPNAAITLWNKMSKASNGAPPEFLSTHPASASRIAALQAAIPKVMPLYEKARKS, from the coding sequence ATGAACAAGACATTGGTTGTGTGTGCACTGAGCGCAGGTTTGCTGCTCGCCGGTTGTCAGTCGGTCAACACCACCAGCGGTGGCGCGGTGGGCGTTGAACGCAAACAGTACATGTTCAGCATGCTGTCGACCGACGACGTCAACCAGATGTACGCCCAGTCTTATCAAAAGACTGTCGGTGAGGCGAACACCAAAGGCGTGCTGGACAAGACCAGTAACAATGCCAAGCGCGTCCAGGCGATCTCCAGTCGCCTGATTGCCCAGGCGCCAGTGTTCCGTCCGGATTCGGCCCAGTGGCAATGGGAAGTGAACCTGATCAAGAGCGATGAGCTGAATGCCTCCTGCGGGCCTGGCGGCAAGATCATTTTCTACTCCGGGCTGATCGACACCCTGCAACTCACTGACGACGAAATCGCCGCCATCATCGGCCATGAAATCGCTCACGCCTTGCGTGAACACGGCCGTGAAGCGATGTCCAAGGCTTACGGTATCGAAATGGCCAAGCAGGGCGCCGGGGCATTGTTCGGTCTGGGCGAGGGCAGCCTGGCTCTGGCGGACACCGTGGCCCAATACGGCATGACCTTGCCCAACAGTCGCGGCAATGAAAACGAGGCGGACCTGATTGGCCTCGAATTGGCCGCCCGTGCCGGTTACAACCCGAACGCTGCGATCACCCTATGGAACAAGATGAGCAAAGCCTCGAATGGTGCACCGCCAGAGTTCTTGAGCACTCACCCGGCGTCGGCCAGCCGGATTGCTGCTTTGCAAGCGGCGATTCCGAAAGTCATGCCGCTGTACGAGAAAGCCAGGAAGTCCTGA
- a CDS encoding SOS response-associated peptidase, with translation MCGRYALFRWNPAFAALPGFPADQQAQWNISPNDSVLMLRAGVDGQRELARARWGLTPPWLTDLSRTPAHARAETVAEQPMFRQALRERRCLLPANGFYEWRGTTRKRPYWLTPGEGSTLFFAAIWEAYPVQEQVWLSTAVITQPAASQRRPLILDAAGQEAWLNPETPLHALQALLASEPAALRERVLANLVNDPKLNGPECLTPG, from the coding sequence ATGTGTGGACGTTATGCCCTGTTTCGCTGGAACCCCGCCTTCGCGGCCCTGCCTGGCTTTCCCGCCGATCAGCAGGCCCAGTGGAATATTTCCCCCAACGATTCGGTGTTGATGCTGCGCGCCGGTGTTGACGGTCAGCGTGAGTTGGCCCGCGCGCGTTGGGGTTTGACGCCGCCGTGGCTGACTGATTTGTCTCGCACGCCAGCCCATGCCCGGGCCGAAACCGTTGCCGAACAACCGATGTTTCGCCAGGCCCTGCGCGAACGCCGTTGCCTGCTGCCGGCCAATGGTTTTTACGAATGGCGCGGCACCACACGTAAGCGTCCGTATTGGTTGACGCCGGGTGAGGGTTCGACGCTGTTCTTTGCGGCGATTTGGGAAGCGTATCCGGTGCAGGAGCAGGTGTGGCTGAGTACGGCAGTGATCACGCAACCGGCGGCGAGTCAGCGCCGTCCTTTGATTCTCGATGCGGCGGGGCAGGAAGCATGGCTCAATCCCGAGACTCCGTTGCATGCTTTGCAAGCGTTGCTCGCCAGTGAGCCCGCGGCGTTGCGCGAGCGGGTGTTGGCGAATCTGGTGAATGATCCGAAGCTCAATGGGCCGGAGTGTTTGACCCCGGGCTAA
- a CDS encoding putative signal transducing protein: MQRIYEPENLMEGELLQSMLASEGIEAHLVGRDLLGGSGELPTFGLLGLSVDNDEAEYARELITAYNAALPLPGDEPDSFPGTLVC; encoded by the coding sequence ATGCAGCGAATCTACGAGCCGGAAAACCTCATGGAAGGAGAGTTGCTGCAAAGCATGTTGGCCAGCGAGGGCATAGAAGCGCATCTTGTTGGGCGTGACTTGCTCGGTGGCAGCGGAGAATTGCCGACCTTTGGCCTGCTTGGCCTGTCGGTCGATAACGACGAGGCCGAGTACGCCCGGGAGCTGATCACTGCGTACAATGCCGCGCTGCCACTGCCCGGCGATGAGCCGGACAGTTTTCCCGGCACGCTGGTCTGTTAG
- a CDS encoding CPXCG motif-containing cysteine-rich protein, translating to MLETERYECPYCGEEAEAVLDLSGGDQTYIEDCPVCCRPITFVLQTDGQEWLLEVHSENE from the coding sequence ATGCTGGAAACCGAGCGCTACGAATGTCCATATTGTGGTGAAGAGGCTGAGGCCGTTCTGGACTTGTCCGGCGGCGATCAGACCTATATCGAAGACTGTCCGGTGTGTTGTCGCCCCATCACGTTTGTCCTGCAGACTGACGGTCAGGAATGGTTGCTCGAAGTTCACAGCGAAAACGAATGA
- a CDS encoding 1-acyl-sn-glycerol-3-phosphate acyltransferase: MGEFDAIRPYNDSEVPAVLDRLLGDKAFLDILIHFRFPRFAGAFGWMLKPLIAHRLRREFADVTSVATLQDKVEMYVDHTIERATDGVTYTGVEQFKSGSAYLFIANHRDIVMDPAFVNYAVYHAGLPTPRIAIGDNLLQKPFVSDLMRLNKSFIVHRSITGRREKMAAYQLLSAYINHSIRNDCASIWIAQAEGRAKDGDDRTESAILKMFHMSRKDEPFGEVIQSLNLTPVSISYEYDPCDQAKARELFIRATTGSYTKVPGEDDVSIAKGITGYKGRVHVNFASPITELFDDTKQLAVEIDRQILGGYRLFPVHYLAYAQWKDADPQLQVPKASEVFAADELAKAQEQWQQRLDACPEEHRPFMVLQYATPVRNQYRVKAGLPL, translated from the coding sequence ATGGGCGAATTCGATGCCATCCGACCTTACAATGACAGCGAAGTCCCTGCGGTGCTGGACCGGCTGCTCGGCGACAAGGCGTTTCTAGATATCCTCATCCACTTCCGCTTCCCGCGTTTTGCCGGTGCTTTCGGCTGGATGCTCAAACCTCTTATAGCTCATCGGCTGCGCCGTGAGTTCGCCGACGTGACGTCGGTGGCCACGTTGCAGGATAAAGTCGAGATGTATGTCGACCACACCATCGAGCGAGCCACGGACGGTGTGACGTACACCGGCGTCGAGCAGTTCAAGTCCGGCAGCGCCTACCTGTTCATTGCCAACCACCGCGACATCGTGATGGACCCGGCCTTCGTCAATTACGCCGTGTACCACGCCGGCCTGCCGACACCGCGCATCGCGATCGGCGACAACCTGCTGCAAAAGCCCTTCGTCAGCGATCTGATGCGCCTGAACAAGAGTTTTATCGTGCACCGTTCGATCACCGGTCGACGCGAGAAGATGGCGGCGTATCAGTTGCTGTCGGCCTACATCAACCACTCGATCCGCAACGATTGCGCCTCGATCTGGATCGCCCAGGCCGAAGGCCGGGCCAAGGACGGCGACGACCGCACCGAGTCGGCGATCCTCAAGATGTTCCACATGAGCCGCAAGGACGAGCCGTTCGGCGAAGTCATTCAGTCGTTGAACCTCACCCCGGTGTCGATCAGCTATGAATACGATCCGTGCGATCAAGCCAAGGCTCGCGAGCTGTTCATCCGCGCCACCACCGGCAGCTACACCAAAGTGCCGGGCGAGGACGATGTCAGCATCGCCAAGGGCATCACCGGCTACAAGGGCCGGGTGCATGTGAACTTCGCCTCGCCGATCACTGAACTGTTCGACGACACCAAGCAATTGGCGGTCGAGATAGACCGGCAGATCCTCGGCGGCTACCGCCTGTTCCCGGTGCATTACCTGGCCTACGCCCAGTGGAAAGACGCCGACCCGCAATTGCAGGTGCCGAAAGCCTCTGAAGTGTTTGCGGCCGACGAACTGGCCAAGGCGCAGGAGCAATGGCAACAGCGTCTGGACGCGTGCCCTGAGGAGCATCGTCCGTTCATGGTCCTGCAATACGCGACGCCGGTGCGCAATCAGTACCGTGTGAAAGCAGGTTTGCCGCTGTAG
- a CDS encoding YajG family lipoprotein, whose product MLQRLLFGLITVTSLTLVGCAHSPQQLNPEPKLTTQLAPVGRGQPVVVRVVDGRPSPTLGTRGGLYPETSAITVQGAQILPKLQAQAEAAVRLLGFTPTSNALNAPQLTVTLSELKYQSPKEGMYVTEATIGATFRSDVQNANRRYSGRYGASLDQRFGMAPNQETNTKLVSDVLSDALTRLFKDPTIGQILAE is encoded by the coding sequence ATGTTGCAACGCCTGTTGTTCGGTTTGATCACTGTGACCAGTTTGACCCTGGTCGGCTGCGCCCACAGCCCGCAACAACTGAATCCGGAACCCAAGCTGACCACTCAGCTGGCACCGGTCGGCCGTGGCCAACCGGTGGTGGTGCGTGTGGTGGACGGTCGTCCGTCGCCGACCTTGGGCACCCGTGGTGGCCTGTACCCCGAGACCAGCGCGATCACCGTGCAGGGCGCGCAGATTCTGCCGAAGTTGCAGGCTCAGGCCGAAGCGGCCGTGCGGTTGTTGGGCTTCACCCCAACTTCCAATGCGCTGAATGCTCCGCAGTTGACCGTGACCCTGTCGGAGCTGAAGTATCAGTCGCCTAAAGAAGGCATGTATGTGACTGAAGCCACCATTGGTGCGACATTCCGTTCCGATGTGCAGAACGCCAACCGTCGCTACAGCGGTCGTTATGGTGCCTCCCTGGATCAGCGTTTTGGTATGGCGCCGAATCAGGAAACCAACACCAAGCTGGTCAGTGATGTGTTGAGCGATGCGTTGACGCGTCTGTTCAAGGATCCGACGATTGGTCAGATTCTCGCCGAATAA